The Salmo salar chromosome ssa02, Ssal_v3.1, whole genome shotgun sequence genome segment TAACCACAATGTGGGAAtttaaggcgatgctgttggtgtgacgtataatgtagtggacggaactcttctttcaacagcaacaacagtttgtcagccacctcggtagcttgctagacaaaatagccgaaccaaaaCATCTCTTTAGATGCGTTCATGTAGCCATTGTGTTTTAACCCCACTTcggtcgtctagttagttatcccaTTCACTTTCATATTTACGGTTTTGTTGTTATTGGTCAGCTATCGGGCTGGTTAaattagcattagcattagccTAGTTAGCTAACaactccgaccatgagttcactaagctactctcctcctgctaaagatgAGGTcagctggacggagaaagaggaggggtttgttacaatacaaaaacaagtagaaggtgaggctgttaccgtcaaagaagaagagaaagacgtttcagtgaaagaggaggaggaagaggaggctgtcacaatacaaaaacaagtagagggtgttacagtgaaagaagagaaagacgtttcagtgaaagaagaggaagacgcgttcagagtgaaagagggggaggatgttacagttaaagaagaggaggaagagaaagaggaggatgcagtttttggagtgaaagaggggaagatgactgtcacatcgaaagaagaggaggaaactggatatctgggcccggtttcccaaaggcaacttaaggcgtccaatggttctaatgatgaacttagtcataagatggttttgagaaaccgttccctgattaacactagtaagtactgtcttaaaaacagaggtTGATAGGCTGttgttaaaatcaaatcaaagtgtatttgtcacgtgcgcctaatacaacaggtgtagaccttacagtgaaatgcttacttacaggctctaaccaacagtgcaatttctaattttaaaaaggtattag includes the following:
- the LOC123732165 gene encoding cilia- and flagella-associated protein 251-like, with the translated sequence MSSLSYSPPAKDEVSWTEKEEGFVTIQKQVEGEAVTVKEEEKDVSVKEEEEEEAVTIQKQVEGVTVKEEKDVSVKEEEDAFRVKEGEDVTVKEEEEEKEEDAVFGVKEGKMTVTSKEEEETGYLGPVSQRQLKASNGSNDELSHKMVLRNRSLINTRERLDYR